A genomic window from Excalfactoria chinensis isolate bCotChi1 chromosome 18, bCotChi1.hap2, whole genome shotgun sequence includes:
- the TLR4 gene encoding toll-like receptor 4 — MPSRAAPISPTLLGVLLQLLLLLSLLAGCIPSPCLEVIPSKAFRCTGLNIAGVPAEIPNTTLDLDLSFNKLKSLSSNCFSSVPELQLLDLSRCHIHTIEDNSFVDLHNLSTLILTANSLQHLGLEAFYGLTSLKKLVLVETSISSLSDLPIGHLNTLQELNLGHNNIASLKLPNYFANLTSLRYLSFSSNNITYISKGDLDALRETNRLNLTLILSLNNIKYIQSGSFAKIHLGELVLRSSFENLSVMRSSLQGLAGLQVNRLIVGEFTNILKLTAFQNGLLSGLCQVQMQEFVLMCFRDFENDTDTLFDCIGNVPTVRLVDLRIKTLSEVPMFSQVKHLEWKKCKFQELPAEKLSLFKELRVLRITKSKDLNSFEQKFGSLTYLEVVDLSENRLSFLSCCSPKFPRSPNLKHLNLSFNSDISLTGDFANLRNLLYLDLQHTELIHHGTYPVFLLLHKLIYLDISYTKTHVMSHHIFLGLSSLQVLKMAGNSFENNTLTNNFENVRRLRILDISNCKLVWVDQSTFNALSELKELIISNNKLLTFDPVTYKPLQALTALDFSNNQLSFLSDSALEILPDSLVSLDISHNLFECSCIHLNFLKWVKEKQDLLRNKHSMICHTPAYMKNVSLSSFDDMYYCHPNPTTVACSVIVLVAAGVFLFFIYKYYFQLYYSLVLLSGCKHSAERGDTYDAFVIHSSKDQEWVMKELVEPLEEGRPPFQLCLYYRDFLPGVPIVTNIIQEGFLSSRNVIAVISADFLESKWCSFEFDIAQSWQLVEGKVGIIMIILGEVDKALLRQRLGLSRYLRRNTYLEWKDKEISRHIFWRQLTSVLLEGKRWNQEEIKLM; from the exons ATGCCCAGCAGAGCGGCTCCCATCTCTCCAACGCTGCttggggtgctgctgcagctgctgctcctgctgtccctgctggcaGGATGCATCCCCAGTCCCTGCCTGGAG GTCATCCCCAGCAAAGCTTTCAGATGCACAGGACTGAACATCGCTGGAGTTCCTGCTGAAATCCCAAACACCACCCTGGACTTGGACCTCAGTTTCAACAAGCTGAAATCACTGAGCTCTAATTGTTTTTCATCAGTACCTGAACTGCAGCTTCTGGACCTTTCAAG GTGCCACATCCATACAATAGAAGATAACTCTTTTGTGGATCTTCATAACCTTTCAACCTTAATTTTAACTGCCAATTCTCTCCAGCACCTGGGTCTGGAAGCATTCTATGGCTTAACGTCACTGAAAAAACTAGTATTGGTGGAAACCAGCATATCCTCCTTGTCTGACCTACCCATCGGACACTTGAATACCCTGCAGGAGCTGAATTTGGGCCATAACAATATTGCTTCATTGAAACTTCCTAACTATTTTGCCAACCTGACCTCTCTCAGATACCTGAGCTTTTCTTCCAATAATATAACATACATCTCCAAAGGAGACCTTGATGCCCTGAGGGAAACAAACAGACTCAACCTCACATTGATACTTTCTCTGAACAATATCAAATACATCCAGTCAGGATCCTTTGCAAAGATTCACCTCGGTGAACTGGTTCTGAGATCCTCTTTCGAAAACCTCAGTGTGATGCGCTCCTCTCTTCAGGGCCTGGCAGGTTTACAGGTCAACAGACTAATAGTTGGAGAATTCACTAACATTCTGAAGCTGACAGCATTTCAGAACGGACTCTTGAGTGGTCTGTGTCAGGTGCAGATGCAGGAGTTTGTCTTAATGTGTTTCAGAGACTTTGAGAATGACACAGACACTCTTTTTGACTGCATAGGCAATGTCCCCACTGTTCGGTTGGTGGACCTTCGTATAAAAACGTTGTCAGAAGTTCCTATGTTTTCTCAAGTGAAACACCTGGAATGGAAGAAATGTAAGTTTCAGGAGTTGCCTGCTGAGAAGCTGTCTCTTTTTAAGGAGTTGAGAGTTCTTCGTATTACCAAGAGCAAAGACCTAAATAGCTTCGAGCAAAAGTTTGGGAGTCTGACTTACCTGGAGGTTGTAGATTTGAGTGAGAATCGTCTCTCCTTCCTTAGCTGCTGTTCCCCTAAGTTTCCCAGGTCTCCAAATTTGAAACACTTGAACCTAAGCTTCAATTCTGACATCAGTTTGACTGGAGATTTTGCTAATCTGAGAAATCTGCTCTACTTGGACCTTCAACACACGGAGTTAATTCATCATGGCACCTATCCTGTCTTTCTACTCCTTCATAAACTCATTTACCTTGATATCTCCTACACCAAAACTCATGTTATGTCCCATCACATCTTTCTTGGCTTGAGCTCTTTGCAAGTGCTCAAGATGGCAGGCAACTCCTTTGAGAACAACACATTGACCAACAACTTCGAGAACGTAAGACGCCTCCGCATCTTGGATATTTCAAATTGCAAATTAGTATGGGTGGACCAAAGTACATTTAATGCTCTCTCTGAACTAAAAGAGCTAATCATCAGCAACAACAAGCTATTGACTTTTGATCCTGTAACCTACAAGCCACTCCAAGCCCTCACAGCCCTGGATTTCAGCAACAACCAGTTGAGTTTCCTGTCAGACTCAGCCCTGGAAATCCTGCCTGACAGTCTGGTCTCATTAGACATTTCTCATAACTTGTTTGAGTGCTCCTGCATACACTTGAACTTCTTGAAATGGGTCAAGGAAAAGCAGGATCTACTGCGGAACAAGCATTCAATGATATGCCACACACCTGCCTACATGAAGAACGTGAGCCTGTCAAGCTTTGATGATATGTACTATTGCCATCCCAACCCAACCACAGTAGCATGCTCAGTGATTGTGTTGGTTGCTGCAGGAGTGTTTCTATTCTTCATTTATAAGTACTACTTCCAGCTATACTACTCGTTGGTGCTGCTCAGTGGGTGTAAACACTCTGCAGAAAGGGGAGATACCTACGATGCCTTTGTTATCCATTCCAGCAAAGACCAAGAATGGGTGATGAAAGAGCTGGTGGAACCCTTAGAAGAAGGAAGACCTCCCTTCCAGCTTTGTCTTTACTACAGGGATTTTTTACCAGGGGTACCCATTGTCACTAATATAATCCAAGAAGGTTTTCTGAGTAGCAGAAATGTCATTGCAGTCATCTCAGCTGACTTTCTGGAAAGCAAGTGGTGTAGCTTTGAGTTCGACATTGCTCAGTCCTGGCAGCTTGTTGAAGGGAAGGTTGGAATCATCATGATCATACTAGGGGAAGTGGATAAGGCCTTGCTGAGGCAGAGGCTGGGACTGTCCCGATATCTGAGGAGAAACACGTATCTGGAGTGGAAAGACAAGGAAATAAGCAGGCATATCTTCTGGAGGCAGCTGACATCAGTCCTGCTAGAAGGCAAAAGATGGAATCAGGAGGAGATAAAACTCAtgtaa